The window GTGGAGGAACCTTAAACACTTTCACAGATACATTTGCAGGAACCTCAAATTTTTCAATAATTTTTAGCACAGCTGACATAGATTCTCACACACATTTCTATCTATTTTTGATTAAAAGTTTTAAGAGATTCAACAATATGGGTGAAGTTCTTGTACCACACAACTAGGGGTAGCGATGGCAAAGTCCATGTAGCATTTGGCTGTGCATATGGGTCTAGGGATAGCGATTGCACATCGGGTCTGTAGTGCTTCAGGTAATTGAGTAAAAGCCATTCATAGGCATATCTAAACCCGATGAAGATTGCTAGTTTGCATGGAACAAGCCCTTTGGATATTTTTTGAATTGCCTCAAGTGGGAAAAGGATTTTGTAGCCTTTGAATCCCTTCTCATCAATTCTCTTAACAACATCAGAACTTGACACAATTACTGGTGCGTTTAAGGCTTTTGCCATTTCAATTATATGATCTATAACATTAATGTTTCCAGCAGCTTCAATCTCCTTAATGTTTGCACCTACAAGAATTGCTTCTTGACCAAGATACTTCCTAATAATTTCAACCACCCTATTTACATCAGTAACCACAGTAGCCTTTACTGGTCCTGGCGGAATATCTCCCTTGAGCCAGTATTC of the Ignisphaera cupida genome contains:
- a CDS encoding carbon monoxide dehydrogenase beta subunit family protein; its protein translation is MALEYWLKGDIPPGPVKATVVTDVNRVVEIIRKYLGQEAILVGANIKEIEAAGNINVIDHIIEMAKALNAPVIVSSSDVVKRIDEKGFKGYKILFPLEAIQKISKGLVPCKLAIFIGFRYAYEWLLLNYLKHYRPDVQSLSLDPYAQPNATWTLPSLPLVVWYKNFTHIVESLKTFNQK